In Maniola jurtina chromosome Z, ilManJurt1.1, whole genome shotgun sequence, the genomic window TTGCGAAGTATATACGGCTGCCAAGCGAAAGTTCTAAAATGCTAGTAAAATTGCATGTCAGTACAGCCATTGCGAATGTTATCTATAGAAAACATCTGTCTAATTGCTAGTTTATGAAAACAatgtagctaattctgttgaacataatctctaaataaattaaattgatagGTCTCTCTAAAAATTATATTGCTGTCCTTTCCGTAATCCTCCCTGCGAAAAAGGACAGTATTAGATTTAACCTGTAGACTTAGACTTTTAGATTTAGATCTTAAGAATTTAGTTTGGAGATCGCATGCATAGATTCCTCCTACACCaatgtgtacaacagaattagctgtATTGTCTTTACAATGTAACATTTTTGCATTTCTATGCAGACACTTCACACGAATATCTAAGGCTGCCTTTAACTCAGAAGCGCGAACGACGCCTCTAATTTGAAGGCAGCCTGCAGGTATGGACGAGTCGTACCAGTTAGCAGATAGGTTACCTGGAATGGAATTAtgcatttgaaaagagcaatttGTTCAGGTCTCGTCTCAAACTTGAGTCACTATAAATGGTCTAAAAGAGTCTCTAATAAATGTTTGAAAATACTTAAATGGAACATATTTTGATGATGAAAGAGATATTTAGAACATATTCAAAACCACCTGGAACATAAAGACGAGCTGGTTGATTGCGGAAAACCCAGCATCAATCACAATTGATATTGTAGCAATCTACAATATGGTGGTGATTGTTTGAACAGGAATGCTTACAATACATTGTTGCTAATAATAATGAGAGATCGTCAGCCAATCAGgttgattgcgatcgtcacacttcAGCTGTCATATAACAGCAATAGACCACTTGAGCGCTCCAATCTAGACTAATCTATGTACAAACAAAGTCCAAAAATCTCGCTCCGGCTTTTATGTATTTGATGCTATCAATCCCCTGCTTACCTATACTGTTCTAAGTACATTTGGATAGGTCATTTTTACCAGTTTTCACATCCTTTGACGAATAATTGGAGAGTATTACGTGATGGTTAATCTTGTGAAATTTGTAAGTTGGagagaatatttaaaaaagttaatcaGCTTTACACTAAGACTTGTgcataaattaagtttttttactCACACACTCCGATGATCGtgggataggtaggtacttactaaatatTTGATTATAAGTACTCGTCAATTGACAGGAGTtcctatgataataatttaaattttcaccTCACTGATGACTGACCGCTCCAAAAATACCCTGTAAAGGTATTTTTTGGGCcatcaggtctgattgcagtcaagggctagtctataaattaaaaaaaaaggctaTAACCAGAAAAAAGCATTGTCTTGTACATAATGGATAACTGAGTAGGTTTCTGCGGCAGTGGAGCgatgcgggaggggtgtgatgacgtgacgcgagagtgattcgtcaacttgtgacaactgtcaccctcccgcaccgctccactaccgcaggagcctactcagttatgcgctatacctatgTTTAACCAGTTTTACCATTACGAATTCGTCAATTGAAATCTATTGTGCGCAGGAGTTTTGGCGCCAAGTGCTCCAAGTGCTGCCGAGGCATCTCCTCCTCAGACTGGGTGCGCAAGGCTCGGGAGCAGGTCTACCACCTCGCCTGCTTCGCCTGCGACGCCTGCGGCCGACAGCTGTCCACTGGCGAACAGTTCGCGTTGCATGAAGACAGGGTGCTATGCAAGCCACATTATTTGGAAACTTTGGATGGAGGATCCATTTCTTCTGATGGTAATTTTTACTCTTAGTTCTGTAGATTTTTTCGAAACTGTAAAGAATCATTAGATGATTACAATTACCAATACTTGACGAAAGGCTTGTCGATTCACAaaacgaaaaaataaaataaaaacactgtacactttttgaatatCAGTTCTGTTTCTCAAGTAAGTTGAGATGAGGTAGGCTTATTCAACTTAATATTaaaagggttccaaacgcactctggtctgagaagaagtcCGCTACAAGCTCAATCAAATGAGCAGTCTGGTGTTCAAATCAAGTGAATTGCCTGCCTTGGTATGGACTAAGGATGTACATATCAAGACAGgcttcaagatgttttccttcaactaAAACGTGCCACAAATTTACTTTACGAGATCTTCTTCTTCATCAATGTAATACTCCTCGCAGAGTGCTCATGCTCATACCGAAGTGACGCCATTGGGGACAAATATTATGCACCTCACGAGCATTTGCCACTTATCCGTGCTGGCCGATAGCCTGGTACAATCATTCAAGGGATCGCCCACAGCAGACTTAATTTGGTTGGTCCATTACATGGGTAGACCTTTCTGGCCCTCTGAGGCCTACAACCTTGCCTTATACTTATACTACAGATgctcaatggagtcactctcacACCGGGAAACATGTCATGTcgagcgttccggtacgatgccgcttAGAAACTGATTAGGGGTAAGGAGTTCACAAAAATTGCCCCTTCCAAGTTTCgtccgcttccattttagactgcatcagcaGTTAACACTTaccattataataaaaaaagctaCCCATCTCAACTTCAGACGGCTGCGATTCCGAGGGGTATCACAAGAGCAAGGCGAAACGTGTCCGGACGACCTTCACAGAGGAGCAGCTGCAGGTTCTCCAAGCGAACTTTCAGCTGGACTCAAATCCAGACGGGCAAGACCTGGAGAGGATTGCACAGGTCACGGGCCTGAGCAAGAGGGTCACACAAGTCTGGTTCCAGAACAGTCGAGCACGCCAGAAGAAGCATCAGCACACGGGCAAGGGGAAGCAAAGTCAAGGTGAGGCTGAGGaaaccctggcgtttgtttgtAGGTCACACAAACGGCTTATCAGGGGTCTTATACAAAATAAGGTCAGGTTAGGCtagattaggttaggttttgtaCAAAAAAAGGTTTGAATTTGTATATTAGCATGCAAGCTTATGTTCAGATGGTATTTTTCCTGTATAGGTACCGTACCATATTAATGTAAGTTTAGTACGCAACAGTTGGAGATGTCAGTCGGGGTGGGGGcggcccgcacacccgcaccccgcataccccgattgtcatgtagagctgtcgcgcactatacgtCATATTGTATGAAAACGCTGAGTTTTTGTGAGTTAATATAATTCGATAAAATATCGTATCCAGAAAAAAAGTCACCGTTTAATAAAGGGGGTCTTTATTAGATTTTAAGGGTCGATTTTCCTATCGCCAAATTAGAAAGATTTGCTTTTTGTGTCTTTCCAATTCTAAACGGCTTTATTCCTCAGTAACTTTATTTAttcgattgaaaaatcggcccttattTATGAGTGACTAAACTTGGACCTGTTTTACATTTTTGTTACGtgcttacctaggtacttattgtaTGTATATTAATATAGCCTGTGCGATTGGACATAATGCAACTTATGCGAATTGGATTTATTTgcgaatatattttaatattattgtatgtgATATGGTTAAACCATTCTAGGTACCATTGGTTTAAGTAGTGTGTTGTCCACAGCGATGTCCCGTGATGCGGACCCGGTGGGGTTTGGCCGGCCTATCAACCTCCACCTTACGTATTCCTTCCAGAACAAACCGCCTTTCGTCCCGATCGGTATGTATGTTTGCTGTAACTAACTAGAATCCCGCGTATCGCCAAATGTTAtgctaaattattatcatcctTCTACATACACCCTTCTCGGTGAAAATCTGCATTACGTCCATTATTCTTTTTTCCTCATAaactcttttttaacccccgacccaaaacgaggggtgttataagtttgacgtgtgtatctgtgtgtctgtgtatctgtgtatctgtctgtggcatcgtagcgcctaaacgaatgaaccgattttaatttactttttttgtttgaaaggtggcttgatcgagagtgttcttagctataatccaaaaaaattggttcagccgtttaaaagttatcagctattttctagttttgttgtagaaaagaaggttagataacccttaggttcataatattcaagtgtcaattgacaaatgtcaagctgtcaagatggacgttgcctagatatacataattatttatttgaaaatgatttgtcgggggtgttgaaaattttgaatttatacttGTTTCCTCATAAACTCTTTTTTATTAACTAAAGATTATAGGCTTATGTCGTGATTTTatgacataatataatgtaaatatagACCGGATAATTTGCTGTACACCTTATGAATAACAGCGAAAAGGACAAGAAAGCGGGTAGTTCGATACTGCCCATGACAGCTCGAACGTCATCTCTCGCAGCACTGCAGTCTCGCCGCGATCATGACCACGACTGGGTCGAAACATCGATAGAGCCtctatagctcaacggttgaagagcggactgaattccaaaaggtcggcggttcaaacctcacccgttgcactattgtcgtacccattcctggcacaagctttatgcttaattgTAG contains:
- the LOC123880008 gene encoding LIM/homeobox protein Awh; this encodes MIRESTECFSYHTLCGDGKEGKVLSVKREMKTEHRTCCACGEPIADRFLLEVGGGAWHTGCLRCCVCAVQLDRHPSCFLRDRQVYCKQDYAKSFGAKCSKCCRGISSSDWVRKAREQVYHLACFACDACGRQLSTGEQFALHEDRVLCKPHYLETLDGGSISSDDGCDSEGYHKSKAKRVRTTFTEEQLQVLQANFQLDSNPDGQDLERIAQVTGLSKRVTQVWFQNSRARQKKHQHTGKGKQSQAMSRDADPVGFGRPINLHLTYSFQNKPPFVPIDGTSFTDSSMDELSEDSSIHCMQSEV